The Paenibacillus sp. YPG26 genome includes a window with the following:
- a CDS encoding stage V sporulation protein D — protein sequence MKISGITRRRRLFSLLLILCMLFGALVIRLAYVQLSKGNELSAEAEDLWRRNIPFSAKRGEVLDRNGTSLAYNITTPTIMAIPAQIRNPETTAHKVAPILGMNEEAVLKAIKTRQLIVKLRPGGRKITMEKAQKIRDLGLPGIVIAEDNKRYYPYEGLAAHILGFTGIDNQGLTGVEKKYDAKLSGMNGSISFLSDAGGRIMPGSSEKYVEPRDGLNLELTIDKNIQSIMERELDQAMAKYKANGAWSIAMNPKSGEILAMASRPGYEPGQYQEYASQVYNRNLPIWMTYEPGSTFKIITLAAALEEKQVDLVNDRFFDPGYVKVGGARLRCWKKGGHGSQTFLQVVENSCNPGFVALGQRLGKESLFSYIRNFGFGSKTGIDLGGEENGILFKLSQVGPVELATTAFGQGVSVTPIQQVAAVSAAINGGKLFKPHVGKAWVNPDTGQVVEKMEPQFVRQVISESTSKQVRGALESVVALGTGRPAFIDGYRVGGKTGTAQKVINGRYSSSEHIVSFIGFAPADDPQIVVYTAVDNPQGIQFGGVVAAPIVKNILEDSLHYMKIPPRKDQLAKNYKYGEQPIVEVPDLVGASVQDLYEDLNMNFNLARSGSGNYVINQAPKPGERVERGSTIRIYMGSESEAEHNHQE from the coding sequence ATGAAGATTTCCGGGATAACGAGAAGACGCAGGCTCTTCTCGCTTCTCTTGATACTTTGTATGCTGTTCGGTGCATTGGTGATCAGGCTGGCTTATGTCCAGCTTAGCAAGGGCAATGAACTGTCAGCCGAGGCTGAGGACTTGTGGAGGCGCAACATCCCATTCTCCGCCAAGCGCGGAGAGGTCCTGGACCGAAATGGCACTTCACTCGCTTATAATATTACAACGCCAACAATTATGGCGATTCCCGCCCAGATCAGGAATCCGGAGACAACCGCACACAAGGTGGCTCCCATTCTGGGGATGAATGAAGAGGCAGTGCTTAAAGCAATCAAGACCAGACAGCTGATTGTCAAACTACGACCCGGCGGGCGAAAAATTACGATGGAGAAGGCTCAGAAAATTCGTGATTTGGGTCTGCCGGGTATTGTCATTGCCGAAGATAACAAAAGGTATTATCCTTATGAAGGACTTGCGGCACACATACTCGGGTTCACGGGGATTGATAACCAGGGCCTGACAGGTGTGGAGAAAAAGTATGATGCCAAGCTGAGCGGCATGAATGGAAGCATCTCATTTCTGTCCGATGCTGGGGGACGGATTATGCCAGGTTCCTCCGAGAAATACGTTGAACCGAGGGATGGTCTCAATCTGGAGCTGACCATCGATAAGAATATCCAGAGCATTATGGAGAGGGAGCTTGACCAGGCAATGGCCAAGTACAAAGCTAACGGCGCCTGGTCTATCGCGATGAATCCCAAGAGCGGGGAGATTCTGGCGATGGCCAGCCGACCTGGGTATGAGCCTGGACAGTATCAGGAATATGCTTCGCAGGTGTATAACCGCAATCTGCCGATCTGGATGACCTATGAACCCGGATCGACATTCAAGATCATTACACTCGCTGCGGCACTTGAGGAGAAGCAGGTGGATCTCGTTAATGACCGGTTCTTCGATCCCGGTTATGTGAAGGTGGGCGGTGCGAGGCTCCGCTGCTGGAAGAAAGGCGGGCATGGCAGTCAGACCTTTCTGCAGGTGGTGGAGAATTCTTGCAACCCTGGCTTTGTAGCGTTGGGGCAGCGTCTCGGCAAGGAATCCCTGTTCAGTTACATCCGGAATTTCGGTTTTGGCAGCAAGACAGGTATCGATCTTGGCGGAGAAGAGAACGGAATTCTGTTCAAGCTGTCCCAGGTAGGACCTGTCGAGCTTGCTACCACGGCATTTGGCCAAGGGGTCTCGGTAACTCCGATTCAACAGGTGGCAGCCGTATCTGCGGCGATTAACGGAGGCAAGCTGTTCAAGCCTCACGTGGGCAAGGCTTGGGTGAATCCGGACACCGGACAGGTAGTGGAGAAGATGGAGCCTCAGTTTGTCAGACAGGTTATTTCAGAGAGCACTTCCAAGCAGGTCCGCGGCGCGTTGGAGAGCGTGGTTGCCCTTGGTACAGGGCGGCCGGCCTTTATCGATGGATACCGGGTTGGGGGCAAGACCGGAACTGCACAGAAGGTCATCAATGGACGATACTCGTCTAGTGAGCATATTGTTTCTTTTATAGGATTTGCTCCGGCAGACGATCCTCAGATTGTAGTCTATACAGCTGTTGATAACCCTCAAGGTATTCAGTTCGGGGGCGTAGTGGCAGCCCCTATCGTTAAGAACATCCTGGAAGATTCGCTGCATTATATGAAGATTCCACCGCGCAAAGACCAGCTTGCCAAGAACTATAAATACGGCGAGCAGCCGATTGTAGAGGTGCCTGATCTCGTAGGAGCCTCGGTGCAGGATTTGTATGAGGACCTGAATATGAACTTTAATTTGGCTCGCTCAGGTTCCGGTAATTATGTGATTAATCAAGCTCCCAAGCCTGGAGAACGGGTGGAGCGAGGGTCTACAATTCGTATTTACATGGGCAGTGAGTCTGAGGCAGAGCATAATCATCAGGAGTAA
- the murF gene encoding UDP-N-acetylmuramoyl-tripeptide--D-alanyl-D-alanine ligase, producing the protein MCGGNLVNAKHAEINAAGVITDSRKITPGCLFIPLVGEQFDGHSFAAEAISQGAAGVLWQRDHGTPPEGPVILVENTLEALQQLSKAYLAETAVRVIGITGSNGKTTTKDIVASLLSTTFKVHKTNGNFNNHIGLPLTILSMPEDSEVIILEMGMSGRYEIELLSKLAEPETVLITNIGESHLLQLGSREEIARAKVEILAGLKPGGLFVYNGDEPLIPMVLKEPETHKPENLKIATFGMNDSNDDYPTGIMFQSGGTVFTSYSGRSETAYRLPLLGEHNVINALGAITVARHYGVTEDRIIKGLEHLELTSMRIELLEGISGVTILNDAYNASPTSVKAAIGVLEKMKGYRRKIAVLGDMLELGENEERYHVEIGQFITEDKVDLLYTFGPLGSKIAQGAASHLPDTHIHAYIDKNELIRALLQELTPKDAVLIKASRGMRLEEVARAIQIDKLQP; encoded by the coding sequence ATGTGTGGTGGGAATCTTGTGAATGCCAAGCATGCGGAGATCAACGCGGCAGGCGTGATAACAGATTCCCGCAAAATAACTCCAGGCTGTCTCTTCATCCCTTTGGTGGGGGAGCAGTTTGATGGACATTCCTTTGCTGCCGAGGCTATCAGCCAAGGTGCTGCGGGCGTTCTCTGGCAGAGGGATCACGGCACTCCCCCGGAAGGCCCTGTTATTCTCGTAGAGAATACTCTGGAAGCTCTGCAGCAGCTCTCTAAAGCTTATCTTGCAGAGACAGCGGTACGCGTGATCGGGATCACGGGCAGCAACGGGAAGACAACAACGAAGGATATCGTTGCCTCGCTGCTGTCGACAACCTTTAAGGTTCACAAGACCAACGGGAATTTTAACAATCATATCGGGCTTCCGCTTACCATTCTATCGATGCCGGAGGATAGCGAAGTCATAATTTTGGAAATGGGCATGAGCGGCCGTTATGAAATTGAATTGCTTTCAAAGCTAGCAGAGCCGGAGACGGTATTGATTACGAATATCGGAGAATCCCACCTGCTTCAGCTGGGTTCAAGGGAGGAAATTGCCCGGGCCAAGGTGGAAATTCTTGCTGGACTGAAGCCGGGCGGCCTGTTTGTCTACAATGGGGATGAGCCTTTGATTCCTATGGTGCTGAAGGAGCCTGAGACCCACAAGCCGGAGAATCTGAAGATTGCAACTTTTGGAATGAATGACAGTAATGATGATTATCCGACCGGCATCATGTTTCAAAGTGGAGGAACTGTGTTTACCTCTTATTCAGGCCGTTCGGAGACAGCCTACCGGCTTCCGCTGCTGGGCGAGCATAATGTAATTAATGCGCTAGGCGCAATTACGGTTGCCAGGCATTATGGAGTGACTGAGGATCGTATCATCAAGGGACTTGAGCACTTAGAGCTCACAAGCATGCGTATTGAGCTGCTCGAGGGAATTAGCGGAGTCACAATCCTGAACGATGCATATAACGCGAGCCCCACTTCGGTGAAAGCGGCGATCGGAGTTCTGGAGAAGATGAAGGGCTACCGGAGAAAAATAGCTGTGCTTGGTGACATGCTCGAGCTCGGAGAGAACGAGGAACGATACCACGTAGAGATCGGGCAGTTCATAACGGAGGATAAAGTGGACCTTCTGTATACTTTTGGACCATTAGGGTCCAAGATCGCACAGGGAGCTGCAAGCCATCTTCCCGATACGCATATCCATGCATATATTGACAAGAATGAGCTCATTCGTGCCCTTTTACAAGAGTTGACCCCCAAGGACGCGGTGCTTATCAAAGCTTCGCGGGGAATGAGACTGGAAGAAGTGGCCCGGGCCATCCAGATAGATAAGCTTCAACCCTAA
- a CDS encoding UDP-N-acetylmuramoyl-L-alanyl-D-glutamate--2,6-diaminopimelate ligase gives MLLTQLAAYLTASSIHGDGGVTVTGVQIDSRKVTSGDLFICLPGHTVDGHDYARQAADNGAAALVVQRLLDEVELPQLLVKDSRLAMAVLGNAFYEEPSSRLRVIGVTGTNGKTTTTYLIEQILKDQGSKPGLIGTIQRRYDGRSFPMSGTTPESLDLQSYLNDMAEADCDYCVMEVSSHALEQGRVKGTRFRTAIFTNLTQDHLDYHKTMEEYRAAKGLFFSRLGNQYYQDPQERSYAVLNVDDEASAYYAAQTAVEVITYGVEKEADVRASNISITARGTSFHVDTFRGSADIRLRMVGKFNVYNALAAISAALLEDIPLEKIKASLESLPGVEGRVEAVDEGQDFAVIVDYAHTPDGLENVLRTVKEFAEGRVICVFGCGGDRDKTKRPIMGQIAAKYSEYIFVTSDNPRTENPEAILSDIEQGLTGHGVTKDRYELVVDRKEAIEKAIEMASSKDVVLIAGKGHETYQLIGSQVLDFDDRIVAKEAIRGPRK, from the coding sequence ATGTTACTTACACAACTAGCTGCCTATTTAACAGCTTCCAGCATCCATGGGGATGGTGGGGTCACAGTTACAGGCGTTCAGATCGACTCGCGCAAAGTGACCTCCGGCGACTTGTTCATTTGTCTGCCAGGACATACCGTAGACGGGCATGATTATGCCCGTCAAGCTGCAGACAATGGAGCAGCCGCATTGGTAGTTCAGCGTTTGCTTGATGAAGTGGAGCTCCCGCAGCTCCTGGTGAAGGACAGCCGTCTTGCGATGGCGGTGCTGGGTAACGCCTTTTATGAAGAGCCAAGTTCGCGTCTTCGCGTAATCGGGGTTACGGGCACGAACGGGAAGACAACAACCACGTATCTGATTGAGCAGATTCTTAAGGATCAGGGCAGTAAGCCGGGATTAATCGGTACGATCCAGCGCAGATATGACGGAAGGAGCTTCCCGATGTCAGGGACGACACCCGAATCGCTTGACCTGCAGAGCTATTTGAATGATATGGCTGAGGCGGATTGTGATTATTGTGTCATGGAGGTGTCCTCACATGCTCTGGAGCAAGGCCGCGTCAAGGGAACACGGTTCCGCACGGCTATCTTCACGAATTTGACCCAGGATCATCTGGACTACCACAAGACCATGGAAGAATACCGGGCGGCCAAAGGGCTATTCTTCTCGCGTCTGGGCAATCAATACTACCAGGACCCGCAGGAACGCAGTTATGCGGTTCTGAACGTAGACGATGAGGCATCCGCCTATTACGCTGCTCAGACTGCTGTGGAAGTCATTACATATGGTGTCGAGAAGGAAGCGGATGTGCGGGCTTCGAACATTTCAATCACGGCCCGGGGAACGTCGTTCCATGTGGATACTTTCCGGGGGAGCGCGGATATCCGTCTTCGCATGGTCGGCAAATTCAATGTATACAATGCTCTGGCGGCAATCAGCGCCGCCCTGCTGGAAGATATTCCGCTGGAGAAGATCAAAGCAAGTCTGGAGTCTTTGCCAGGGGTAGAAGGCCGGGTTGAGGCTGTGGATGAAGGGCAGGATTTTGCAGTTATTGTGGACTATGCCCATACGCCTGACGGACTGGAGAATGTGCTGCGGACCGTGAAGGAATTCGCGGAAGGCCGTGTGATATGTGTGTTCGGCTGCGGTGGTGACCGCGATAAGACGAAGCGGCCGATTATGGGACAGATTGCCGCCAAATATTCGGAATATATCTTTGTCACCTCAGACAATCCGAGAACCGAGAATCCCGAAGCGATTCTCTCCGATATTGAGCAAGGTCTGACGGGGCACGGCGTGACGAAGGATCGTTATGAACTCGTTGTGGACCGTAAGGAAGCTATTGAAAAGGCTATTGAAATGGCAAGCTCTAAAGATGTAGTATTGATTGCGGGGAAAGGCCATGAGACCTATCAGCTTATTGGGTCCCAGGTACTTGACTTTGATGATCGGATTGTTGCTAAAGAAGCCATAAGGGGTCCTCGAAAGTGA